In a single window of the Pontibacter russatus genome:
- a CDS encoding YqgE/AlgH family protein encodes MEDKNSAKPQNGSLLISEPFLGDPNFERTVILLCSHSDEEGSFGLVLNRPSNLKLSDVLDLDEEEFDVELGVGGPVQYNTLHYVHRLPDLPQAVKLEEGLYWGGDFELLRTMIKAGLINTEDIKFFLGYSGWTSGQLQEEIDKNVWIVNNNAANKLFKLGSDTLWRNVLREMGGKFKVLSNYPVDPRLN; translated from the coding sequence ATGGAAGACAAGAATTCAGCAAAGCCCCAGAACGGCAGCCTGCTTATTTCAGAGCCTTTTTTAGGTGATCCAAATTTTGAGCGTACGGTTATCCTTTTGTGCAGCCACTCCGATGAGGAGGGATCTTTTGGACTGGTGCTTAATCGCCCCTCTAACTTAAAGCTGTCTGACGTGTTAGACTTGGACGAGGAGGAATTCGATGTGGAACTGGGCGTGGGCGGCCCTGTGCAGTACAACACGCTGCACTACGTACACCGCCTGCCGGACCTGCCGCAGGCGGTGAAGCTGGAGGAGGGCCTTTACTGGGGGGGCGACTTCGAACTGCTCCGCACCATGATCAAAGCAGGATTAATAAACACAGAAGATATTAAATTTTTCCTGGGCTACTCCGGCTGGACCTCTGGCCAACTGCAGGAGGAGATCGACAAAAATGTTTGGATCGTGAACAACAATGCTGCGAATAAATTATTTAAATTGGGCTCAGATACACTTTGGCGCAATGTGCTGCGTGAGATGGGAGGTAAATTCAAGGTACTTTCGAATTATCCCGTTGACCCGCGCCTGAACTGA
- the pdxH gene encoding pyridoxamine 5'-phosphate oxidase → MALTQNLADIRKNYAMQALTEKAVSPNPVEQFRSWLQEAIQAEASEPTAMVLATVGSGGKPSARVVLLKDVSDSGFMFFTNYEGRKGRELAQHPFAALTFFWPALERQVRVEGSVVKVAPEISDNYFHSRPRGSQIGAWASPQSAEIENRQVLEEEDRRLTEKFSDTAVIPRPDNWGGFLLQPERLEFWQGRPNRLHDRLLYERQQDMNWEIKRLAP, encoded by the coding sequence ATGGCGCTCACACAGAACTTAGCGGATATCCGGAAAAACTACGCGATGCAGGCCCTCACGGAAAAAGCCGTTTCCCCAAATCCTGTAGAACAATTCAGGTCATGGCTGCAGGAGGCCATTCAGGCGGAGGCGTCGGAGCCGACCGCCATGGTGCTGGCCACGGTGGGCTCCGGTGGCAAGCCCTCTGCCCGCGTGGTATTGCTGAAGGATGTATCTGACAGCGGCTTTATGTTCTTCACCAATTACGAAGGCCGCAAAGGCCGGGAACTGGCGCAGCACCCTTTTGCCGCCCTCACCTTTTTCTGGCCGGCGCTGGAGCGGCAGGTGCGTGTGGAAGGAAGCGTGGTGAAAGTGGCCCCTGAAATCTCCGACAACTACTTCCACAGCCGCCCGAGGGGCAGCCAGATCGGGGCATGGGCGTCTCCGCAGAGCGCTGAGATAGAAAACCGACAGGTGCTGGAGGAGGAAGACAGGAGACTGACGGAGAAGTTCAGCGATACAGCTGTTATTCCGAGGCCCGACAACTGGGGCGGCTTCTTGCTGCAGCCGGAGCGGCTGGAGTTCTGGCAGGGGCGGCCCAACCGCCTGCACGACCGGCTTCTATATGAGCGGCAGCAGGATATGAACTGGGAAATAAAGCGGCTGGCTCCTTGA
- a CDS encoding DUF1015 domain-containing protein, producing MAEILPFRAWRYNPVYDEQIEQLTSPLFDVVSEKQREALYRNPLNSIHLTVPLGADPAKQAAATLQAWKAEGVLLQDRLPAIYVYYQYFRLPGSDKAYVRKGFICNIRAYDWKDGVLLRHENTIPSAVNDRIALLEETEMNTSPTHGLYTDPAFVLEPYMDEAILSPIYETEDYQGARDVLAVIHDRAAIRLFVETLQDKQVLLADGHHRYEGSLEYRKKRTALNQAHTGFEPYNYHLMFLTNSEHDDLRILPTHRVLRHMDMSDEEFLQRLAAYFTITPKEDPLELNEVIAGKQWTFGLFLSGNAYKLRLKPEVHGQIDWNFPKEVKDLDLTVMHYFIFEKVLGIYRQAQRDYSGLDYVRSFTSCIRQVDAGEARLALITNEITMEQVKRVCYSGAIMPQKSTFFYPKVIGGFLFSSIKEDEFVTAAAACL from the coding sequence ATGGCTGAGATTCTCCCCTTCCGCGCCTGGCGCTACAACCCGGTATATGACGAGCAGATAGAGCAACTGACCTCTCCCCTGTTCGACGTGGTGTCGGAAAAGCAGCGGGAGGCGCTGTACCGCAACCCCCTCAACAGCATCCACCTGACGGTGCCCCTTGGCGCTGATCCGGCGAAGCAGGCCGCCGCCACCCTGCAGGCCTGGAAAGCAGAGGGCGTTCTATTGCAGGACCGCCTGCCCGCCATATATGTCTACTACCAGTACTTCCGGCTGCCGGGCAGCGACAAAGCGTACGTACGCAAAGGCTTCATCTGCAACATCAGGGCCTACGACTGGAAAGACGGCGTGCTGCTGCGCCACGAGAACACCATCCCGAGCGCGGTGAACGACCGCATCGCGCTGCTGGAGGAAACCGAGATGAACACCAGTCCCACCCACGGCTTGTATACCGACCCAGCTTTTGTGCTGGAGCCTTATATGGATGAAGCCATCCTGTCGCCTATATATGAGACGGAGGATTACCAGGGAGCGCGGGATGTGCTGGCTGTGATACATGACCGTGCGGCCATCCGGCTGTTTGTGGAGACGCTGCAGGATAAGCAGGTGCTGCTGGCCGACGGCCACCACCGCTACGAAGGCTCGCTGGAGTACCGCAAAAAGCGCACAGCTCTGAATCAGGCACACACGGGGTTTGAGCCTTACAACTACCACCTCATGTTCCTGACCAACTCCGAGCACGACGATCTGCGCATTTTGCCCACGCACCGGGTGCTGCGGCATATGGATATGTCGGACGAGGAGTTTCTGCAGCGGCTGGCGGCATATTTTACCATCACACCCAAAGAAGACCCGCTGGAACTGAACGAGGTGATTGCGGGCAAGCAATGGACCTTCGGTTTGTTCCTGAGCGGCAATGCCTATAAACTCAGGCTGAAGCCGGAGGTGCATGGGCAGATAGACTGGAATTTTCCGAAGGAGGTGAAGGACCTGGACCTGACGGTGATGCACTATTTTATATTTGAGAAGGTGCTGGGCATATACCGCCAGGCCCAGCGCGACTACAGCGGCCTCGATTACGTGCGCAGCTTCACGTCCTGCATCCGCCAGGTGGATGCCGGGGAGGCACGGCTGGCCTTGATTACAAACGAGATCACGATGGAACAGGTGAAGCGCGTTTGCTACAGCGGTGCCATCATGCCACAGAAATCAACGTTTTTTTACCCGAAAGTGATAGGCGGGTTTTTATTTAGCTCAATCAAAGAAGATGAATTTGTCACGGCCGCTGCTGCTTGCCTCTAA
- a CDS encoding Maf family nucleotide pyrophosphatase produces the protein MNLSRPLLLASNSPRRKELLASLGLTFEVKVKEVHEDFPEHLQRAEVAEYLASHKAEAYREDLQEEAIITADTIVCLGDRVLNKPADYAEAFEMLQALSGIGHEVITGVCVLTKDQKSVFHDTTKVFFKTLSEAEIDYYITHYKPYDKAGAYGIQEWIGMIGIERIEGSYFNVVGLPVQKLYIQLQALGVIS, from the coding sequence ATGAATTTGTCACGGCCGCTGCTGCTTGCCTCTAACTCGCCCCGCCGCAAAGAACTACTGGCCAGCCTCGGGCTCACGTTCGAGGTGAAGGTAAAGGAAGTACACGAGGATTTCCCGGAACACCTGCAACGCGCAGAAGTGGCCGAGTACCTGGCATCGCACAAGGCGGAGGCATATAGGGAAGACCTGCAGGAGGAGGCGATTATCACCGCAGACACCATCGTCTGCCTCGGCGACCGCGTCCTGAACAAGCCCGCTGATTATGCCGAAGCGTTTGAGATGCTGCAGGCCCTGTCGGGGATAGGGCACGAGGTGATTACAGGCGTATGTGTGCTCACGAAGGATCAAAAGTCAGTCTTCCACGACACTACCAAAGTTTTTTTCAAGACTTTATCCGAGGCGGAGATCGATTATTATATCACCCACTACAAGCCCTACGATAAGGCAGGCGCGTACGGCATTCAGGAATGGATTGGGATGATCGGCATTGAGCGCATCGAGGGCTCCTATTTTAACGTGGTGGGGCTGCCCGTGCAGAAACTATATATACAACTGCAGGCGCTGGGCGTAATCAGCTAA
- a CDS encoding class I SAM-dependent rRNA methyltransferase, with the protein MSYTKLYLAPGKEHSLLRQHPWVFSGAIRKADGEPEEGDVVEVYSSKREFLAMGHYAPGSIAVRVFSFEQTEPDYAFWKSKVQQAYDYRTRLGLTDNPHTDVYRLIYAEGDGVSGLIVDVYKDTAVIQTHTVGMYRVREHIARALQELYGSRLRAIYDKSAESLPAKAPVEAVNGYLFGESAGGVVVTENENQFFVDWESGQKTGFFIDQRENRDLLARYVKDRSVLNTFCYTGGFSVYALNAGAREVHSVDVSKKAIELTVKNGELSQAPERHEAFAVDTFEFLKGKEELYDVIILDPPAFAKSQKVRHNALMGYKRLNAEAMKKIKPGGILFTFSCSQVVDKYLFNSTVMAAAIEAGRNIRIMHHLSQPADHPISIFHPEGEYLKGLVLFVE; encoded by the coding sequence ATGTCTTATACAAAATTATATTTAGCGCCGGGCAAAGAGCATTCCTTGCTGCGCCAGCATCCCTGGGTGTTTTCCGGGGCCATCCGGAAAGCAGACGGAGAGCCGGAGGAGGGCGACGTGGTGGAAGTGTACTCCAGCAAGCGCGAGTTTCTGGCCATGGGCCACTATGCCCCCGGCTCCATTGCCGTGCGTGTTTTTTCGTTCGAGCAAACAGAGCCGGACTATGCCTTCTGGAAGAGCAAAGTGCAGCAGGCATATGATTACCGCACCCGCCTTGGCCTGACCGACAACCCGCACACCGACGTGTACCGCCTCATCTATGCGGAAGGCGACGGCGTTTCGGGCCTTATTGTGGATGTATATAAAGACACCGCCGTGATACAGACGCACACGGTGGGCATGTACCGCGTGCGGGAGCATATCGCGCGGGCACTGCAGGAGCTATATGGCAGCAGGCTGCGGGCCATATATGACAAGAGTGCCGAATCGCTTCCAGCAAAGGCGCCTGTGGAGGCGGTGAACGGCTACCTTTTCGGGGAGTCTGCCGGCGGCGTGGTGGTGACGGAGAACGAGAACCAGTTTTTCGTGGACTGGGAAAGCGGCCAGAAGACAGGCTTTTTTATCGATCAGCGGGAGAACCGCGATTTGCTGGCGCGTTATGTGAAAGACAGATCGGTGCTGAACACGTTCTGCTACACGGGCGGCTTCTCGGTATATGCGCTGAACGCCGGAGCCCGGGAGGTCCATTCGGTGGATGTGTCGAAAAAGGCCATTGAGCTGACGGTGAAAAACGGGGAATTGAGCCAGGCACCGGAGCGGCACGAAGCGTTCGCGGTGGACACGTTCGAGTTCCTGAAGGGGAAAGAGGAGCTATATGATGTCATCATCCTGGACCCTCCCGCCTTCGCGAAAAGCCAGAAGGTGCGCCACAACGCCCTGATGGGTTACAAGCGCCTGAATGCCGAGGCCATGAAAAAGATTAAGCCGGGCGGTATCCTGTTCACTTTTTCCTGCTCGCAGGTGGTGGATAAGTACCTCTTCAACAGCACTGTGATGGCCGCCGCCATAGAGGCTGGCCGCAACATCAGGATCATGCACCACCTCTCCCAGCCCGCCGATCACCCTATCTCCATTTTTCATCCCGAAGGAGAATACCTGAAAGGCCTGGTACTGTTTGTGGAGTAG